A region of Epinephelus fuscoguttatus linkage group LG1, E.fuscoguttatus.final_Chr_v1 DNA encodes the following proteins:
- the si:dkey-43k4.5 gene encoding potassium voltage-gated channel subfamily S member 2: MVKESLPSWVHQDSDEGLVHVNVGGLKRSLCSSTLKKFPDTRLGKLLACDSEEDILQVCDDYDVQQKEFYFDRNPGLFPYVLHFYQTGKLHIMEELCVFSFSQEIEYWGINEFFLDSCCSYRYHDRKLESSRHHSWDDESDVSSIDTSVDEISDLNRDMQHFQEVRYGNIRKCLWLTLENPGYSIPSKLFSLVSIGVVLTSIATMCINSIPEYQVFDDEGKLIEDPTMQALEVFCTCWFTFEVVTRLLLAPNRRKFFHHPLNIIDMVSVAPIYIILAFDLTVGSESELGDLGRLIQVFRLMRIFRVLKLARHSTGLRSLGATLRHSYREVGILLLYLAVGVSVFSGIAYTAEYEEDVGLDTIPACWWWGTVSMTTVGYGDVVPVTVAGKLAASGCILGGTLVVALPITIIFNKFSHFYRRQKALEASVRNNHRRKMRMSCENEPEEDEEEEEEEEGSDGDSRCLDDDDTDDIEEDDIDYEDEGGVINYSYVEHPSYTSMLRKKELHQL, from the exons ATGGTGAAGGAGAGTCTGCCCAGCTGGGTCCACCAGGACTCTGACGAGGGTCTCGTCCACGTGAACGTCGGAGGTCTGAAGAGGAGTCTCTGTTCCAGcacactgaagaaattccccGACACCAGACTGGGGAAACTGCTAGCATGTGATTCAGAGGAGGACATACTGCAG GTGTGTGATGACTACGACGTGCAGCAGAAggagttttattttgatagGAATCCTGGCCTCTTCCCTTACGTCCTCCACTTTTACCAGACGGGCAAACTTCACATCATggaggagctgtgtgtgttctccTTCAG TCAGGAGATAGAGTACTGGGGCATCAACGAGTTCTTCCTGGACAGTTGCTGCAGTTACCGTTACCACGACCGCAAGCTGGAGAGCAGCCGGCATCACAGCTGGGACGACGAGAGCGACGTCAGCAGCATCGACACATCTGTGGACGAGATATCGGACTTAAACAG AGACATGCAGCATTTCCAGGAGGTGCGTTATGGGAACATCAGGAAGTGTCTGTGGTTGACGCTGGAGAATCCAGGGTACTCCATCCCCAGCAAGCTCTTCAGTCTGGTCTCAATCGGGGTGGTGCTCACATCCATCGCTACCATGTGTATAAACAGCATCCCAGAGTATCAG gTGTTTGATGATGAAGGGAAGTTGATCGAAGACCCGACCATGCAGGCTCTGGAGGTGTTCTGCACCTGCTGGTTCACCTTCGAG gTGGTGACGCGGCTGCTGCTCGCACCGAACAGGAGGAAGTTCTTTCATCACCCTCTGAACATTATCGACATGGTGTCTGTGGCTCCCATCTACATCATACTGGCGTTTGACTTGACTGTGGGATCAGAGTCTGAACTGGGAGACCTGGGACGACTCATACAG GTGTTCAGGTTAATGAGGATCTTCAGGGTTTTGAAGTTGGCCCGGCACTCGACAGGACTGCGGTCACTAGGAGCAACACTTCGG CACAGTTACCGTGAGGTCGGCATCCTGCTGCTGTACCTGGCTGTCGGAGTGTCCGTCTTCTCTGGGATCGCTTACACCGCTGAATATGAAGAG gATGTTGGTCTGGACACCATCCCGGCGTGCTGGTGGTGGGGTACCGTGAGCATGACCACAGTGGGCTACGGGGACGTGGTGCCCGTCACGGTGGCCGGGAAACTGGCGGCCAGCGGCTGCATCCTAGGCGGCACCCTGGTGGTGGCGCTGcccatcaccatcatcttcaACAAGTTCTCCCACTTTTACCGGAGACAGAAAGCTCTGGAGGCGTCGGTGAGGAACAACCACCGCAGGAAGATGAGGATGAGCTGCGAGAACGAGccagaggaggatgaggaggaggaggaggaggaagaggggtcGGACGGGGACAGCAGGTGTCTGGACGATGACGACACAGATGACATCGAGGAGGACGATATAGATTATGAGGATGAAGGAGGTGTAATAAATTATAGCTACGTGGAACATCCGTCCTACACGTCCATGCTGAGGAAGAAGGAGCTGCATCAGCTGTGA
- the LOC125887747 gene encoding odorant receptor 131-2-like: MRRQAAKGVSDATECEGEMMVMLNSTSSSPLDLLMSNTSSTLTEGAVAISKDSFSNALTKNIVAMLVWLALSVINGSMVHTFLRHSLFYENPRYIMFIYMVINDALQLSLVTALYVVSYIFRKIHASVCCFLIMTAVLTTRSTPLILAGMSVERYISICFPLHYGQMCTVPRTLLLIGVILILAVTPPITDLLITIVHRPRTYFHTTIFCDHPLLFRHQSIYYKNCVFDGVYLSFVSLTLLYTYCRIMLTARAASMGLASVKRARNTVLLHGLQLLLCMLAFVVPSLQAALISIFPRFSLEIRYIFFLVVYIIPRFMSPIIYGFRDELFRKYWTRYLACRGQNIVRVRPVLLKVNL; encoded by the exons ATGAGACGACAGGCTGCTAAAGGAGTCAGTGATGCAACAG AGTGCGAGGGGGAGATGATGGTGATGCTCAACTCCACCTCCTCCAGCCCTCTGGACCTGTTGATGAGTAATACCAGCTCTACACTGACAGAGGGTGCTGTGGCAATTTCTAAAGACAGCTTCTCTAATGCTCTCACCAAGAACATAGTGGCCATGCTGGTGTGGCTGGCCCTCAGTGTCATCAATGGCAGCATGGTGCACACCTTCCTACGACACAG TCTCTTCTATGAGAACCCACGGTACATCATGTTCATCTACATGGTGATCAACGACGCTCTGCAGCTCAGCCTTGTAACAGCTCTCTACGTGGTCAGCTACATCTTCAGGAAGATACACGCCTCAGTCTGCTGCTTTCTG ATCATGACAGCAGTCCTCACCACCCGCTCCACCCCTCtcatcctggctggcatgtcaGTGGAGCGCTACATCTCCATCTGCTTCCCCTTGCACTATGGTCAGATGTGCACCGTCCCTCGCACCCTTCTGCTCATCGGTGTCATCCTCATCCTCGCTGTCACCCCGCCCATCACCGACCTCCTCATCACTATCGTCCACAGGCCTCGGACTTATTTCCACACCACCATTTTTTGCGACCATCCACTTCTCTTTCGCCACCAGTCCATCTACTACAAAAACTGTGTGTTTGACGGGGTGTACCTGTCCTTTGTGTCTCTGACACTGCTCTACACCTACTGTAGGATCATGCTGACAGCACGAGCCGCCTCAATGGGCCTGGCCTCAGTGAAGAGAGCCAGGAACACTGTCCTGCTTCATGGGCTGCAG ctgctgctgtgcatGCTTGCCTTCGTGGTTCCTTCCCTTCAGGCTGCTCTCATCTCCATCTTCCCTCGATTCAGTCTGGAGATTCGTTACATCTTCTTCCTGGTCGTCTACATCATCCCCCGTTTCATGAGTCCTATCATCTATGGTTTTCGTGACGAGCTGTTCAGGAAGTACTGGACCCGGTACCTGGCTTGTAGGGGCCAAAATATTGTCAGGGTCAGACCGGTATTACTGAAGGTGAACCTGTAG